Within Harpia harpyja isolate bHarHar1 chromosome 4, bHarHar1 primary haplotype, whole genome shotgun sequence, the genomic segment CTACTGTCTTTAATCACTACACTCATCATGCATCTTCAACTTTATTCTGATAGCACATTAATTGCTTGACCTTTTCACTACTGTCATCCGTGCTGACACTGGGTAGAGTTCATGCATAAcaggaaagagcagaagaagACTTAAACATTTTGCCCTCAACCTTCaatctaaaaacattttcatctgttGTGTCAAACCATCTTTTCCCCTAAAAGTCACCTTAGAAACCAAATCGTCAAAACAGTTTTAATGCAGCCACATATGGTGCCCACTTTAATGGGGAGCCCTCCTTCTAAAGCAGGCCTCCTATTTCAGTCAGAGGTGGCAACCAAAATaagaatgaaagattttttttttttttcctccagcaagcCAGTTATTTGaatactgtgaagagcagcaataatTCCTCTGGACCTTGGTTTGGGCCCGTGTATCACACCCTTTCTTACACACAGAAAAACTATGCCTGTATGTCAAAAGCACACAGCACAGAGCCCAAACAGGTCTGGTGGTTTTGAACAACGAGAGTCAAACCAGAGGCAATAGATCCAGTAGGCCTGCTACTCAGTGCATTATCAGCTCATGCAGACACAAAATCATCAGTTCATGCAAACAGCTGCAAGTACTTCTGACCTCAGAGAAATCCTTGCAGGCTACAGGCTACATGGCCTAACAAATCATGAGGTTGGAGAAGCAAGTCACACCAAGATGGAAGACTAACAACGGCTTATTTTTAACCAGTTTCCATTCATATCTTTCCTTCCCTTAGTTCATGGATGTGAATAGTTAAGGTTTAACTTGTCACATGCACATTTTTTTATGAGGGCAAGTCCTTCTGACAAATTTGCTGATAAACTGGTTTTGAGATGAAAGGAAGTTTCTTTAAACATTCGTAGTATGTATGTGCTAGATATTCAAGCCTGGTTATTTAGGCCCTCACATCCACTTGAGACATCCACACCTCAGGGACTGTCAAACTCTTGCCTTCCTAGCTCTGGGATACCCGGGAGCCCTGGGGTGAGATGTTGGCTCCAGAGATGCTAGCTGCAAAATTCACGTTTGGCTTCAACAAATCTCACTTCAAAAGTCTCTAATAAAAGTGAATTAGACTACTGATGGGAAAAGTATGTGCAAACTGCAGTTTAGACTTAACATTTTGATCCTTTGTAACAGTAAATACTCAAGGTGGCAGGGAGGTAGGACCCCCTGGGCACTAGAAGGTGTACATTTCTGAGGAAGCTTTGACAAAACCAAGTACTGGTACTTCCTTTACATACGACATTCTCATCTCTATATGGAAGACAACATGTTGTTACTATTCCTCTGAATAATCCTGAAAAATCCTCCTGCTCACTTGTCCTctacagaagaaaattcattCTGGCAACACTCGCTTTTTGCCCAGAGcaacagaaaaacaggttttgcaTCTACAAACTAGGTACCCCCCTGCCCAGTATTTTCTATCCTCATCCTAGTGACCTTCTAACTGCTCACTGAAATTTCCTGGCTGGTACCTACCCCGCTCCATGGGCTCGCGGGGACCGTACCCGCACCGGCGCCCTTCCTCCACAACAGCCGCCCCTgcgcagctcccccccccccctccccccgcagcACACCGGCGGGCTCCCTTCTAACGGGGACCGacccccccggcccggggagggcgCCTCCGCGCCCCGGCCCGCCCTGCCCTGGAAGTCTGCAGGGACAGCGGCCCCCGGCCGAACATCGCCCCGGGGCGCACGGCCGCGGGAACCCGGCGCCGCCCGGTACCCCCGGACCTGCCgcagccgccggcccccgcccccccgggaGAGGGGCCGCTCCGTGCACGGCCGTGTGGCAGCCGCCGCCTGTCCCCAACGGGCGGTCCCTTCCCGTTCacctcgcggggggggggggggggtggtaggaAACACCTTCCCGCCTTCCCCGCGGGACAGGggacaccttcccccccccgcgGGGCACCGCAgaggcgcggggcggcggcaggaGAGGGGGCAGCGGGCCGGGAATGTCATTTGGAGGTGGCGGTGACAGCTCTCCCCTGCCCGCAGCCGAAACGCGACTCGGGGCGGGAGGAGGaagatgccgggggggggggggggggcgagggcggcagcggcgggcgggggcactgcggcggccgccccgggggACCCCgccaccccggccccggccccgcacctCGCATCCGTAgagctgccccagctgctccaCGATCCACTCCTCCAGCACCAGCCGCTTCCGCAGCTCCTTCCGATCGTATTTCACCGTCACTTTCCCTTGCTGGTGACGCCGCTGCTGGACCtgcaccaccgccgccgccgccgacacCGGGTCCTCCCGGGAGGCGCCGCcagaggagccgccgccgccgccgcggggggggctCTGGAAGAAAACGCggttcccgccgccgccgcccgctgccgccgcctcgcTGCCCCCGGTCGCCACCGACATGCtatgctctgctctgctccgctccgctccgccgcggctcccgccgagccgagccgaaaGGCGCCCGCCGCTACCGCCGGGCCGCAGCAGCCGCCGGTTGCGCGTGTGCCTCGCTCCCCCGCACCTGCCGTTTAAAGCCTCTCATGGCAGAGCGGcgcagccggccccgccgccgggagggCCGAGCCCAAACCGGCGGGGGGCGGGGAcagccgcggggcgggg encodes:
- the PPP1R14C gene encoding protein phosphatase 1 regulatory subunit 14C isoform X2, with the translated sequence MSVATGGSEAAAAGGGGGNRVFFQSPPRGGGGGSSGGASREDPVSAAAAVVQVQQRRHQQGKVTVKYDRKELRKRLVLEEWIVEQLGQLYGCEEEEMPDVEIDIDDLLDAANEEERALKLQEFIKELLTRIRGMRKLSPPQKKSI
- the PPP1R14C gene encoding protein phosphatase 1 regulatory subunit 14C isoform X1, whose amino-acid sequence is MSVATGGSEAAAAGGGGGNRVFFQSPPRGGGGGSSGGASREDPVSAAAAVVQVQQRRHQQGKVTVKYDRKELRKRLVLEEWIVEQLGQLYGCEEEEMPDVEIDIDDLLDAANEEERALKLQETLVDCYKPTEEFIKELLTRIRGMRKLSPPQKKSI